In the genome of Chryseobacterium phocaeense, the window CAGAGACGTTTCAGGGGAAGGAGTGCAGCAGGGATTACTGAAACTTCTGGAAGGAAGTATTGTGAATGTTCCGCCTCAGGGAGGAAGAAAGCATCCGGATCAGAAATACATTCAGGTGAATACCCAGAATATCCTTTTTATAGCAGGAGGTGCTTTTGACGGGATCAAAGAGATCATCGAAAGAAGAATGAACAAGCAGGCGATAGGATTCAGTTCCGAAAAAATTAATAAAGTGGATGAGGACGAGTATGTACTGACGAATATCAATGCAATAGACCTTCGTTCATTCGGATTGATCCCTGAGCTTTTGGGAAGATTTCCTATCATTACTTATCTCGATAAGCTCACTAAAGAGACCATGGTAAGGATCATGAAAGAGCCAAAGAACTCCATCATTAATCAGTTTGTAGAACTGTTCAAAATGGATGGAACCAAGCTGGTATTTACGGATGGAGCTATCGAAAAGATTGTGGAAGAAACCATGGAAAAAGGATTGGGAGCCAGAGGTTTAAGAGGAACTACAGAAAAAGTATTAGAAGACTATATGTTTTCAATAGGAGAGGAAAAAGAAATAATATTAACAGAGGATAATATTTTTGTTAATAAATAAAATATTTTTTTTTCTTTAAAAAAAAGTCTTACCTTTGCGGGTGAAGATTGTATTAACACACAAATAATTTATACAATGAGAAAAAGTTTATTTGCTATAGGTCTTTTAGCAATTAGTTACTCTGTTCAGGCGCAGGTACTATGTCACGTTGACACTAATGCTAATATGTATGTGAGCGAAGGCACCCTTGTTTATAGTGGTGGAGGTGTACAGACAAGAGATAATGGTCTTTTGGACGTGCACGGAAATGTTATGGTTGTAGGTGCAGCCGGAGATGCTTTTAAAACAATTACTGCTGCCGGTGGAGATAAAACCGATGGTGGAAATATTGTTTTAAGAATGAATACTCCAGCATCCTATGCCACATCTACTTACGGTCAGCTTTACGTTGACGGTTTAACCCAAAGTAACGTTACAGGTATTGTAAGCAAAGAGTACAGAAATGCTAAACACGGGGAAGGTAATTTCTATCAGCAGATGGCGCTGCCTTTCAGTGGTAAAGTATTATCATCTCTTTCCGGAGAACTCAACAAAACTTTCAGTGGAACAAGGTATTCCAAAAATGAAATTCTATTCTGGAATAATGCCACTGTGGTAAGTGAGACTAAACCGCTTGCAAGCACCACTGTTCCTTTTGGATACTACATGCTGGGATCGCTGAATAATAATTTGGATCTTAGTACTCCTCCTGGTGGAGCTAATGGAGTGTACACCGTTAATGGTAGTCCGTTTTCCACTTTACCGGTTGCTAATTTAGTCAATGCCGGTAACGGAATTAATTTCGGGCCAAACGGTACTGCTAAAAACCAATACAACGAGAGATATAATACTTATCTGTATGATCAGTTTGAGGATACTACAAGTCCTTGGGCCGGTACGTACGGAAAGAATATCTATGAATTTGGAAACCCGTTCCTGACAAACCTGGATTTATCTAAAATCGGATATGTTGAAGGTGGTACAGTTACAGACGGTAATGCCATTAATAACATCTGGGCTGTTCAGTATTCTCCGGGAACTGTACAGTACGTGAATAACGTAGGAAGTACATTTACCAATCCTCAGATTATGACATTTGATGAAACTACTCACGTACCTGCTGGAGATGTTAATAATTTGATGGTAAAACCAATGGGTGTTTTTATCATGAAGCTAAGGAATAATAATCCTCAGACTTTAGATTTTAATACACTTAGAAGATTTAGCAGTACGGCAAGAGTAGATGGTACGGACTATAATGTTGCTGCCAATAAATCTGCTGTGGGTGGTAAATCTGTTACTGCAACTTTAAAACAATTAGGGGTAATTGGTCTGGATGCAAATGGTCAGGAAGTATCGAGAGTTTACTATGTGGTTTCTCCACATGCGACTACCGGACATCAGGTTTCTACTGCTACTACAATACAGGCTGCTACCGATTCAAGTAACAAGATTGTTACTTATGAAGAAGGCTTAAACGGTGGTGAAGATCCTAATTATACTGCACAGTATCAGTTATACATTAATGAAGCTAACGAAAGTAACTTCTTAGGGAAAAATATCTTGATGTATAATTTTGATTACAATACTCCACAACAGAG includes:
- the clpX gene encoding ATP-dependent Clp protease ATP-binding subunit ClpX, which translates into the protein MNPNQCSFCGRKRNEVQMLISGQSGFICENCIEQAHVIVKDSVSKTGSSPAESIDELKKPKEIKEFLNQYVIGQDQAKKQLSIAVYNHYKRLLHAQDENREVELEKSNIIMIGETGTGKTLLAKTIARELNVPFCIVDATILTEAGYVGEDVESILSRLLMVADYDVEKAERGIVFIDEIDKIARKSDNPSITRDVSGEGVQQGLLKLLEGSIVNVPPQGGRKHPDQKYIQVNTQNILFIAGGAFDGIKEIIERRMNKQAIGFSSEKINKVDEDEYVLTNINAIDLRSFGLIPELLGRFPIITYLDKLTKETMVRIMKEPKNSIINQFVELFKMDGTKLVFTDGAIEKIVEETMEKGLGARGLRGTTEKVLEDYMFSIGEEKEIILTEDNIFVNK
- a CDS encoding T9SS type A sorting domain-containing protein, whose protein sequence is MRKSLFAIGLLAISYSVQAQVLCHVDTNANMYVSEGTLVYSGGGVQTRDNGLLDVHGNVMVVGAAGDAFKTITAAGGDKTDGGNIVLRMNTPASYATSTYGQLYVDGLTQSNVTGIVSKEYRNAKHGEGNFYQQMALPFSGKVLSSLSGELNKTFSGTRYSKNEILFWNNATVVSETKPLASTTVPFGYYMLGSLNNNLDLSTPPGGANGVYTVNGSPFSTLPVANLVNAGNGINFGPNGTAKNQYNERYNTYLYDQFEDTTSPWAGTYGKNIYEFGNPFLTNLDLSKIGYVEGGTVTDGNAINNIWAVQYSPGTVQYVNNVGSTFTNPQIMTFDETTHVPAGDVNNLMVKPMGVFIMKLRNNNPQTLDFNTLRRFSSTARVDGTDYNVAANKSAVGGKSVTATLKQLGVIGLDANGQEVSRVYYVVSPHATTGHQVSTATTIQAATDSSNKIVTYEEGLNGGEDPNYTAQYQLYINEANESNFLGKNILMYNFDYNTPQQRIVSYKFEIRENAEMLPAGAHQLSSGKGFYYKSSNGTVQEAKQGVVIPVNSQSYNLYYGEPSSVVLATNNNETKSFSKTMVVYNPAVSNYIVRFDPSWKKADIEVYDMSGKLIISKKAVDASKDFVIELNDSVRSSYVVKVVSDKGVIVNTKILK